One window from the genome of Streptomyces sp. NBC_00287 encodes:
- a CDS encoding ATP-binding protein produces the protein MAVLIFAVTGMGGIGKTALAVEAAHRACGEGWFPGGTLFVDLRGYDENPVTADQAVLALLDALGVRGPDLPSTVARQYDAYRGILAGRQERTLLILDNASDPGQFLDLLPGSDRHRVLITSRDRPDALPVRLIDLETLTPEDSVALVTRALRDTDERDDRPAREADAIRELAFLCGHLPLALRIAAAMLSRRRPREIASLVNEIKEAGDPTVVLDKGSRGTDQYGRSLTLRPVLQTSYHRLPSDQARLLRLLALAPGADTSTEAVAALTDLGVDAAMVLLEDLAAASLVTPVSAGGEVRWRLHDLVRAFGVGVVAGDAVSREEGAAAQERLLWFYWRWADAADDRLRWLPGMAEPERFADRAQALAWLDRERAGLVAAVQWASDERYRQRAVWLALHLDEYLRWRRYFDDAVTVARTARDAAHRAQDPQAEAAAWTCLGSALDDAGRVEEALDAYIRARDLHQTAGDRYDTAMAWNNLGIALRKAGQVEEAIDAHTRARDLYQAAGLHHREGAAWNNLGIALREAGRVEEAIDAHIRDRDMCQATGDRHGEGKAWHNLGASLRASDRAAEAIEAYAKALEIYQEFEDWFWAGHAFVGLASVHYSSDRLPEARARYLQAAEAFTRANAPTEAANAQSAADTLT, from the coding sequence ATGGCGGTGCTCATCTTCGCCGTGACCGGCATGGGCGGGATCGGGAAGACGGCGCTGGCTGTGGAGGCGGCGCATCGGGCTTGCGGGGAGGGATGGTTCCCCGGCGGGACGCTGTTCGTGGATCTTCGGGGGTACGACGAGAATCCGGTCACGGCGGATCAGGCTGTGTTGGCGTTGCTGGATGCGTTGGGGGTGCGGGGGCCTGACCTGCCGTCGACGGTGGCGCGGCAGTACGACGCCTACCGTGGCATCCTCGCCGGGCGGCAGGAACGGACGCTGCTGATCCTTGACAACGCCTCGGATCCGGGGCAGTTCCTGGATCTGTTGCCGGGGTCGGACCGGCATCGGGTGCTGATCACTTCGCGGGATCGGCCGGACGCGCTTCCGGTACGTCTGATCGACCTTGAGACGCTGACACCGGAGGACTCCGTCGCTCTCGTGACCCGCGCCCTCCGTGATACCGACGAGCGTGACGATCGCCCGGCACGGGAAGCCGACGCGATACGCGAACTCGCCTTTCTTTGCGGGCACTTGCCGCTCGCCCTGCGGATCGCCGCCGCGATGCTGAGCAGGCGTCGGCCCCGTGAGATCGCCTCGCTGGTGAACGAGATCAAGGAGGCCGGCGATCCGACTGTCGTGCTCGACAAAGGCAGCAGAGGCACGGACCAGTACGGACGTTCCCTCACCCTTCGTCCGGTCCTGCAGACCTCGTACCACCGACTGCCGTCGGACCAGGCTCGGTTGCTGCGACTGCTGGCCCTCGCTCCCGGGGCCGACACGAGCACGGAGGCCGTGGCCGCGCTGACCGACCTGGGCGTGGATGCCGCCATGGTGCTGCTGGAGGATCTCGCCGCCGCCAGTCTGGTGACGCCGGTGTCGGCAGGTGGGGAAGTCCGGTGGCGGTTGCACGACCTGGTGCGGGCGTTCGGGGTGGGCGTGGTGGCCGGGGATGCGGTTTCGCGGGAGGAAGGAGCGGCTGCCCAGGAGCGACTGCTCTGGTTCTACTGGCGGTGGGCCGATGCGGCGGATGACCGGTTGCGGTGGCTGCCGGGAATGGCGGAGCCGGAGCGGTTCGCCGACCGGGCACAGGCGCTGGCGTGGCTGGACAGGGAGCGGGCAGGCCTGGTGGCGGCGGTGCAATGGGCGAGCGACGAGCGGTACAGGCAGAGGGCGGTGTGGTTGGCCCTGCACCTGGATGAGTACCTGCGCTGGCGTCGGTACTTCGACGACGCTGTGACCGTCGCGCGCACCGCGCGGGACGCCGCCCACCGCGCGCAGGACCCCCAAGCCGAGGCCGCCGCGTGGACCTGCCTCGGCAGCGCCCTGGACGATGCCGGCCGAGTCGAGGAGGCGCTCGACGCCTACATCCGCGCCCGCGACCTGCACCAGACCGCTGGGGACCGCTATGACACGGCCATGGCATGGAACAACCTCGGCATCGCGCTGCGGAAGGCGGGCCAGGTGGAGGAGGCGATCGACGCCCACACCCGCGCCCGCGACCTGTACCAGGCTGCTGGGCTCCACCACCGCGAGGGAGCGGCGTGGAACAACCTCGGCATCGCCCTGCGGGAGGCCGGCCGGGTGGAGGAGGCAATCGACGCCCACATCCGCGACCGTGACATGTGCCAGGCCACCGGGGACCGTCATGGCGAGGGAAAGGCGTGGCACAACCTGGGTGCCTCCCTACGGGCCTCCGACCGGGCGGCGGAGGCGATCGAGGCATACGCCAAGGCGCTCGAGATCTATCAGGAGTTCGAGGACTGGTTCTGGGCAGGCCACGCTTTCGTAGGCCTGGCGTCGGTCCACTACTCCAGCGACCGCCTCCCCGAAGCCCGCGCTCGCTACCTCCAAGCCGCCGAAGCCTTCACCCGAGCCAACGCCCCCACCGAAGCCGCCAACGCCCAATCCGCCGCAGACACATTGACCTGA
- a CDS encoding response regulator, translating into MTTEQPIRVLVVEDDPVAADAHVMYVNRVPGFTAVGKAHTGAEARRALDRTPVDLLLLDLHLPDVHGLQLARSLRALGHHADVIAVTSARDLAVVREGVSLGVVQYVLKPFTFATLRDRLVRYAEFHAAAGEASGQDEVDRALATLRAPGPAALPKGLSAPTLERVTVALRDCAEGLTATGVAEAVGISRITARRYLEHLVVAGRAARSPQYGTVGRPELQYRWVSGSPS; encoded by the coding sequence ATGACCACCGAACAGCCGATCCGTGTCCTGGTCGTGGAGGACGATCCCGTCGCCGCGGACGCGCATGTCATGTACGTCAACCGGGTCCCCGGTTTCACGGCGGTCGGCAAGGCGCACACGGGTGCGGAGGCGCGCCGCGCGCTGGACCGTACGCCGGTGGACCTGCTCCTGCTGGACCTCCACCTCCCGGACGTCCACGGCCTGCAACTCGCCCGCTCTCTTCGCGCATTGGGCCATCACGCGGATGTGATCGCGGTGACGTCGGCGCGGGATCTGGCAGTGGTGCGGGAGGGTGTGTCGCTGGGTGTGGTCCAGTACGTCCTGAAGCCGTTCACCTTCGCGACCCTGCGGGACCGGCTCGTGCGGTACGCCGAGTTCCACGCGGCGGCGGGCGAGGCGAGCGGTCAGGACGAGGTCGACCGGGCGCTGGCGACGCTACGGGCGCCGGGTCCGGCGGCGCTGCCGAAGGGGTTGAGCGCGCCGACGCTGGAGCGGGTGACGGTGGCGCTGCGGGACTGCGCGGAGGGACTGACCGCGACGGGCGTGGCGGAGGCGGTGGGGATCTCGCGGATCACGGCGCGGCGGTATCTGGAACATCTGGTGGTTGCGGGGCGGGCGGCGCGCAGTCCGCAGTACGGGACGGTGGGGCGGCCGGAGTTGCAGTATCGGTGGGTGAGCGGGTCCCCTAGCTGA
- a CDS encoding 5'-methylthioadenosine/S-adenosylhomocysteine nucleosidase family protein, protein MPQTSPTVVVLTALAVEYDAVRAHLGEDVEELVHEDGTRVECGRLADTDWTVAVAWLGEGALNASALTMQIVSWLRPEALLFVGVAGSLKKDVQLGDVVVGTKVYAVQGGKVTDQGFQGRPQVWPGSHRLIQAAGSALRGLNGVRGHLKPIACGDVVLTDDGSAFAAYIRQHFNDANAIEMEGSGAAHAAHLSGQLDALVIRGISDRANADKSKADAGGSQQRAAEQAALVAMALLRKHRPRGTRSSESPSGSKEGPQYGGDHIDFRGGVFNGPVIGKRVDRER, encoded by the coding sequence GTGCCGCAGACTTCACCGACTGTTGTCGTCCTTACCGCGCTGGCTGTCGAGTACGACGCCGTGCGCGCCCATCTCGGCGAGGATGTTGAGGAGTTGGTCCATGAGGACGGGACGCGCGTCGAATGCGGTCGCCTCGCTGACACGGACTGGACAGTGGCTGTCGCCTGGCTGGGCGAGGGCGCGCTGAACGCCTCCGCGCTCACGATGCAGATCGTCTCCTGGCTCCGTCCGGAGGCACTGCTGTTCGTCGGCGTCGCCGGCAGTCTGAAGAAGGACGTGCAGCTCGGTGACGTGGTCGTCGGAACCAAGGTGTACGCCGTCCAGGGCGGCAAGGTGACCGACCAGGGCTTCCAGGGTCGGCCCCAGGTCTGGCCCGGCTCGCACCGGCTGATACAGGCGGCGGGTTCCGCACTCCGGGGCCTGAACGGGGTGCGGGGGCACCTCAAGCCCATCGCCTGTGGGGACGTCGTCCTGACCGACGACGGGTCGGCCTTCGCCGCATACATCAGGCAGCACTTCAACGACGCGAACGCCATCGAGATGGAGGGCTCCGGAGCGGCCCACGCGGCGCATCTGAGTGGGCAGTTGGACGCGTTGGTGATCCGTGGGATCAGCGATCGGGCGAACGCCGACAAGTCGAAGGCGGATGCGGGCGGCTCCCAGCAGCGGGCGGCCGAGCAGGCGGCGCTGGTGGCGATGGCGCTGCTGCGGAAGCATCGGCCGCGGGGCACCCGTTCCTCCGAGTCGCCCTCCGGCTCCAAGGAGGGGCCCCAATACGGCGGCGATCACATCGACTTCCGGGGCGGGGTCTTCAACGGGCCCGTTATCGGCAAGCGGGTCGACCGGGAGCGGTAG
- a CDS encoding sensor histidine kinase yields the protein MRFPVPRPRSLAGQLFAMQAVLIAVLVAGYALFSYVSDRSQAEDAAGRQALAVARSVADSPSVREAIRTDDPSSSLQPYALHVQQDTGVDFVTIMDTKGIRWTHPNPDEIGQRFIGHIEDALKGGSFTETYTGTLGPSVRAVTPIWDGGRIVGLVSAGIKVEEISKRVQDQLTALIGVAGGALALGAVGTYVINARLRRHTHGMNAAELSRMHDYHQAALHAVREGLLMLDGQFRVALINDGGRELLGVSEEAVGTSVADLRLPPSLTGALLASEPRVDEVQLTADRVLVVNTSPVSGGERRGTVVTLRDVTELQSLMGELDSERGFTQALRSQAHEAANRLHTVVSLIELGRAEEAVEFATAELELAQALTDQVVAAVSEPVLAALLLGKTAQANERGVELVVSEDSRLDDGLLPSSLPARDLVTILGNLIDNAVDAAQGSVRARVTVTAYTQASDLVLRVSDTGAGVDPAHAEVVFERGFSTKPAGPGGRGLGLALARQAVSRHEGTLTVTGAAGGGAEFEVRLPLRGSVPREGVISEGVVSEGVVSGGSVSGGDV from the coding sequence ATGCGCTTCCCCGTCCCCCGACCCCGCAGCCTGGCCGGCCAGCTCTTCGCCATGCAGGCCGTGCTGATAGCGGTGCTCGTCGCCGGGTACGCGCTGTTCAGCTACGTCAGCGACCGCAGCCAGGCCGAGGACGCGGCCGGCCGACAGGCGCTGGCCGTGGCCCGCTCGGTCGCCGACTCCCCCTCGGTACGCGAGGCGATCCGCACCGACGACCCGTCCTCCTCCCTCCAGCCGTACGCCCTCCATGTCCAGCAGGACACCGGGGTCGACTTCGTCACGATCATGGACACGAAGGGCATCCGCTGGACCCACCCCAACCCCGACGAGATCGGCCAGCGCTTCATCGGCCATATCGAGGACGCGCTGAAGGGCGGCTCCTTCACCGAGACGTACACCGGCACCCTCGGTCCCTCCGTCCGCGCGGTCACACCCATCTGGGACGGCGGGAGGATCGTCGGCCTGGTCAGCGCGGGCATCAAGGTCGAGGAGATCAGCAAGCGGGTCCAGGACCAGCTCACGGCGCTGATCGGCGTGGCGGGCGGGGCGCTCGCGCTCGGGGCGGTGGGGACGTACGTCATCAACGCCCGCCTGCGCCGGCACACCCATGGCATGAACGCGGCCGAGCTCAGCCGTATGCACGACTACCACCAGGCCGCGCTGCACGCCGTGCGCGAGGGCCTGCTGATGCTCGACGGCCAGTTCCGGGTGGCGCTGATCAACGACGGCGGCCGGGAGCTGCTGGGCGTGTCGGAGGAGGCGGTCGGCACCTCGGTCGCCGACCTCCGGCTGCCGCCGTCACTGACGGGTGCGCTGCTGGCGTCGGAGCCGAGGGTGGACGAGGTGCAGCTGACGGCGGACCGGGTGCTGGTGGTCAACACCTCCCCGGTGTCGGGCGGGGAGCGCCGGGGCACGGTCGTCACCCTGCGTGACGTCACCGAACTCCAGTCCCTGATGGGCGAGTTGGATTCCGAGCGGGGCTTCACACAGGCGCTGCGCTCGCAGGCGCACGAGGCGGCCAATCGATTGCATACGGTCGTGTCGCTGATCGAGCTGGGGCGGGCCGAGGAGGCGGTGGAGTTCGCCACGGCCGAGCTCGAGCTGGCGCAGGCGCTGACCGATCAGGTGGTGGCTGCGGTGAGCGAGCCGGTGCTGGCCGCCCTGCTGCTGGGGAAGACGGCGCAGGCGAACGAGCGGGGTGTGGAGCTGGTGGTGTCGGAGGACAGCCGGCTGGACGACGGGCTGCTGCCGTCCTCCCTGCCCGCCCGGGACCTGGTGACCATCCTCGGCAACCTGATCGACAACGCGGTGGACGCGGCGCAGGGCAGTGTGCGGGCGCGGGTGACGGTGACGGCGTACACGCAGGCGTCGGATCTGGTGCTGAGGGTGTCGGACACGGGGGCGGGCGTGGATCCCGCGCATGCCGAGGTGGTGTTCGAGCGGGGCTTCTCGACGAAGCCGGCGGGGCCAGGGGGGCGGGGGCTGGGGCTGGCGCTGGCGCGGCAGGCGGTGAGTCGGCATGAGGGGACGCTGACGGTGACCGGGGCGGCCGGGGGTGGGGCGGAGTTCGAGGTGCGGTTGCCGCTGAGGGGTTCCGTGCCGCGTGAGGGCGTGATTTCTGAGGGCGTGGTTTCTGAGGGCGTAGTTTCTGGGGGCTCAGTCTCTGGAGGCGACGTATGA
- a CDS encoding extracellular solute-binding protein, translated as MPVRPTAARITIVLTLAAATALTACGSGSGDDPDTVKVSFKQSTDNNIKVMDNFLADIKEEFEKKYPGKKVEFIPIKAPDSEYYTKLQQMLRSPKTAPDLVYEDTFLINSDITSGYLKPLDDYLANWPDWNQFIDTAKEAAKGENGKTYGVPDGTDTRGLWYDKAIFKKAGLPATWQPKTWDDVLDAARTIKEKVPDVTPLNVYTGKPAGEAATMQGFEMLLYGTNDGKTDPLYDSSSKKWIAGSQGFRDALTFVETVYKEKLGPDVSDALDPNFGTRVRGELLPQGKLGIDLDGSWLPQDWLEGSGHEWPQWSQKLGLAAMPTQHGQAPGKVSMSGGWTWAIPDKAANPDLAFDFIKTMQTKANAQKWYVANSGIAVREDVANDPAYAEAQPGIKFFTDLVASTHYRPAYPAYPKVSTAIQEAMEGVTTGDASVEEAAKNYDEELKTATDDQVIEK; from the coding sequence ATGCCCGTGCGCCCCACCGCCGCCCGAATAACCATCGTCCTCACCCTCGCCGCCGCAACGGCCCTCACCGCCTGCGGATCAGGCTCCGGAGACGACCCGGACACCGTGAAGGTCTCCTTCAAGCAGTCCACGGACAACAACATCAAGGTGATGGACAACTTCCTCGCGGACATCAAGGAGGAGTTCGAGAAGAAGTACCCCGGCAAGAAGGTCGAGTTCATCCCGATCAAGGCCCCGGACTCGGAGTACTACACCAAGCTCCAGCAGATGCTCCGCTCCCCCAAGACCGCCCCGGACCTGGTCTACGAGGACACCTTCCTCATCAACTCCGACATCACCAGCGGCTACTTGAAGCCCCTCGACGACTACCTCGCCAACTGGCCGGACTGGAATCAGTTCATCGACACGGCGAAGGAGGCGGCGAAGGGCGAGAACGGCAAGACGTACGGCGTCCCGGACGGCACCGACACCCGCGGTCTCTGGTACGACAAGGCCATCTTCAAGAAGGCCGGCCTCCCCGCCACTTGGCAGCCGAAGACCTGGGACGACGTCCTGGACGCGGCCCGCACGATCAAGGAGAAGGTGCCGGACGTCACGCCCCTGAACGTCTACACGGGCAAGCCCGCGGGCGAGGCGGCCACCATGCAGGGCTTCGAAATGCTCCTGTACGGCACCAACGACGGCAAGACGGACCCGCTCTACGACTCCTCGTCGAAGAAGTGGATCGCCGGAAGCCAGGGCTTCAGGGACGCCCTCACCTTCGTGGAGACGGTCTACAAGGAGAAGCTCGGCCCCGACGTCTCCGACGCCCTCGACCCCAACTTCGGCACCCGGGTCCGGGGCGAACTCCTCCCCCAGGGCAAGCTCGGTATCGACCTCGACGGCTCCTGGCTCCCGCAGGACTGGCTGGAGGGCAGCGGCCACGAATGGCCTCAGTGGTCGCAGAAGCTCGGCCTCGCCGCCATGCCGACCCAGCACGGCCAGGCCCCCGGCAAGGTGAGCATGTCCGGCGGCTGGACGTGGGCGATCCCCGACAAGGCGGCCAACCCCGACCTGGCCTTCGACTTCATCAAGACGATGCAGACCAAGGCGAACGCCCAGAAGTGGTACGTCGCCAACTCCGGCATCGCGGTCCGCGAGGACGTCGCGAACGACCCCGCGTACGCCGAGGCCCAGCCCGGCATCAAGTTCTTCACGGACCTGGTCGCGAGCACGCACTACCGGCCCGCGTACCCGGCGTACCCGAAGGTCTCCACGGCCATCCAGGAGGCGATGGAGGGCGTGACGACGGGCGACGCGTCGGTGGAGGAGGCGGCGAAGAACTACGACGAGGAGCTGAAGACCGCGACCGACGACCAGGTGATCGAGAAGTGA